One region of Candidatus Nitrosocosmicus arcticus genomic DNA includes:
- a CDS encoding methyltransferase, with the protein MSEFDKTMDIIFGRWKGQILYTGAKIGIFDYLTTSPKEIGQIAQDLNLNEIMAYRILRSIASLGFLKEEEDGRRFSITTLGELLRKDHPQTLQGVLLLEEGPEHYQIWKHLSRMIKDGQQNAFISEYGNNIFEYAGKNSEYSKVFNDAMSSYSAMHTAMVLEALNGYDFSSISHICEIGGGQGHLLSHLQSKYIHLNGTILELESVVNYQDSSWPNKMGLQDRCRYIKGDMFEQVPSADLYIMKMILHDWNDDECIKILSNIHKSASDKSKVFIVEHLVPDPTTPHFSKLFDIHMMCATTGRERTIEEYKSILSQSGWIHIQTHYPKSDMIGVIEGTKAR; encoded by the coding sequence ATGTCTGAATTTGATAAAACTATGGATATTATATTTGGCAGATGGAAAGGTCAAATACTGTATACTGGTGCCAAGATAGGCATATTTGATTACCTAACAACAAGTCCTAAAGAAATAGGTCAAATAGCACAGGATTTGAATCTGAATGAAATAATGGCGTACCGTATTCTTAGATCAATAGCATCTTTAGGTTTTTTAAAAGAAGAGGAGGACGGCCGCAGATTCTCAATCACCACTTTAGGAGAACTGCTAAGAAAAGATCACCCTCAAACTCTTCAAGGAGTTTTGCTCCTAGAGGAAGGGCCAGAACATTATCAAATATGGAAGCATTTGTCAAGAATGATTAAAGACGGACAACAAAATGCGTTTATTTCAGAATATGGAAATAATATTTTTGAATATGCAGGCAAAAATTCAGAATATTCTAAAGTTTTCAATGATGCAATGAGTAGTTATTCAGCAATGCATACTGCCATGGTATTAGAAGCATTAAATGGATATGACTTTTCTAGTATCTCTCATATTTGCGAAATTGGTGGTGGTCAAGGACATCTTTTAAGTCATTTGCAGTCAAAATATATTCACCTCAATGGAACGATTTTAGAATTGGAGTCCGTAGTCAACTATCAAGATTCTTCATGGCCTAATAAAATGGGTTTACAGGATCGCTGTAGATATATTAAAGGAGATATGTTTGAACAAGTCCCCTCTGCTGATCTATATATAATGAAAATGATTCTTCATGATTGGAATGATGATGAGTGTATAAAAATACTTTCAAATATTCATAAATCTGCATCTGACAAATCCAAGGTATTCATTGTTGAACATTTAGTACCAGACCCAACGACACCACATTTTTCCAAATTATTTGATATACATATGATGTGTGCTACCACTGGAAGAGAGAGAACGATTGAAGAGTATAAATCAATTTTAAGCCAATCTGGATGGATACATATTCAAACTCATTACCCCAAATCTGACATGATTGGCGTTATTGAAGGCACTAAAGCAAGATAA
- a CDS encoding aminoacyl-tRNA hydrolase, translating to MNLQGNKVVMIFLVRSDIKMSKGQIAGKVADVTQYVIEECIQRKYITYTAWKKFHGSQKIVLRVNSEREFYELHSKLSELSHELSFPIKIVKGDQKIKISENMPAVLVFGPIKGNKVDHIVADLKLL from the coding sequence ATGAATCTGCAGGGTAATAAAGTAGTGATGATTTTTTTGGTACGATCCGATATAAAAATGAGCAAAGGACAAATTGCAGGTAAAGTGGCAGATGTTACTCAATATGTTATTGAGGAATGCATACAGAGAAAATACATTACCTATACAGCGTGGAAGAAATTCCATGGCTCTCAAAAAATTGTTTTAAGAGTAAATTCGGAAAGAGAATTTTATGAATTGCATTCAAAATTGAGCGAGTTATCTCATGAACTTAGTTTTCCAATCAAGATTGTAAAAGGTGATCAAAAAATAAAGATATCTGAAAATATGCCCGCAGTTTTAGTATTTGGACCGATAAAAGGAAACAAGGTTGACCATATCGTTGCTGATCTAAAACTATTATGA